The stretch of DNA TCCTCGGCCCCGGCGGAACTCGTTGGCCTGTGGCGTGACGGGCTGCTCCAACGGGTTGATGTCAGGCCCTTCTCCGAGGATGAAACTAGGCAGTGGCTGCGGGCACTGCTGCAGCTGCCCGTCTCGGAAGCAGCCACCATGGCATTGTGGGATGCCAGCGGCGGCAACCCTAGGCTCCTACACGCCGTGGTGGAGGAACAGATCGAATCAGGGACCCTGATCAGGAAAGACGACGTGTGGGTGCTGACTGGTGCGCCGTTTGCCTGCACCCGTAAAACCGTCGATACCGTCCTTTCCGCAGTAGGATCCCTCTCGGTGGACGAGCGCCAAGTGTTAGAGGTTCTGGCACTCTCAGGCAGGATGGCCATCAACCAGTTGATGGCCATCTGTGAATCGTCGGCTGTTGACTCCCTGCAGCGGCGCGGCTATTTGGCCCTATCCCATGGCGAGAGCGGCGGCGTCCAGCTGGCAAACTTGCTGCTCGCCGAAGTCCTCAATCAGCAGATGACAGTCGGGCGAAGCCGGGAGCTTTACCAATTGGCAACAGAACAGACTGATGGGGCACCCCTGGCACANTCCCGTGTGGCTATGGCGGTGTGGGCTATCAACTGTGGTTATGCGTTGGACCTAGAAGAAACGGTGGCATCAGCCCGCGAGGCAACCAATATTGGGCATCCCGAGCAGGCCCTTGAGATCACCGACGCACTTCAAGGACAGCATGATGATTTTTCCTTGCACATTGAGCTCACCAGGGCCCGCATGTCCCTCGGGGAACTGGGCGGGGCCAAGAGCATCATNCTTTCCTCGAGGTTGCACTTGGACCAGGGCAACTTGGCTCAGCAGGTTGACGTTCTGCTGCTTCGCAGCAGGCTCACTGACGGGCGCGGCCGTGAAGGGGATACCTGCCGGGCGGCACTGGAGGATATCCGGAGCGTCCTTGATGACGCCGAATTATCCGAGGCTTTCCCTGCAGGTCCGGAGCAGCTGGTGGGACTGCGCGAACAGCTGGACCTGGCCTTGGCCGAACGCGCCGTACATGAGGGGCGTTACGCTGAGATTGAACCGCTGCTAAGGTCGCTGAATTCTTCGGGCCAGAGCCTAGGCACACGGCGGCTGGCGGGCCTTTGGCTGATCGAGATGTGGACCCTGATGGGGCAGAGCGAAGATGCCACCCGGTTAGCCGAGCAGACTGAGTTTTGTGACCTCATCGGAGAAGGCCCGGCCGTGTCAGGGGAACCTAGCGGNGCGGCGTTGATCGGCGCCGTAGCAGTCTCGCTCATGGCGGCAAGCACAGGCGCTCACCAATGGAACAAATCCGCCAGCATGTTCAACCGGGCACGGGAGGTGTCGCTGGAAGAGCTGGTCTACGGCTTGAACCTTGCTTACCACGGTTGTAGCGACAAGGCTCTGTCCGTGTTGGTGCCAGCTGCCAGCCAATTGGAGCGGCTCGGTGAATTTGCTGCCGCGTCGCTGGCGCACTCCGCCAGCGGCTATGTCAATGCCCTCAAAGGCGAAGATGATACCGCCGCCGAATGCTTGCGNCAAGGGGAACCCGGTACCGGGCCGTGCTCAAGGTTGTTCGCGGTGGCTAACGCCTACTTNCAAGTCATGGCGGCCGCGGAAATGGACCCCAGCGAACGGACCATTGTTAAGTGCTTTGCGCTCGCCGACGATGAACGCAGGTTCAGGACCATTGGTGTGGAACTTGCCTTTGTCTGTGCGGCCATGCAGTTAGGGAACGTGACGGGGGCGCAGAGGCTCATAGACTTAGCCGAAAAGATCCAAGGTGAACAAGCCCGAATCTGCGCAGCATTCGGACGTGGGCTGCTCGCCCATGACACCGCCGCGCTCCTAGCAGCTGCGGACAAAGCTCTGACTGGTGGAGACCATGTGCTCGCCCGTGACGTGTCCCGGGCGGCGTTGAAGATTGCCAAAGACAGTGAGGACAAGGCGGGAATGCGCGCGGCCCAACAAATGATCCGCAACGCGATCCTGAAGCTGGGGCGAGTAAAACCCAGTATTGACGACGGCCAAGTGCTTACACTGCGCGAGCAAGAGATCGCCCTACAGGCTGCCGAAGGCGCCAGCAACAAGGCGATCGCCAGCAAGATGCACATTTCCGTCAGGACGGTGGAGGGCCACCTCTACCAGGTGTATTCCAAGCTCCAAGTGACCTCGCGGGCAGAGCTTAGGGAGATACTGGCATAGGTGTCAGGGCCGGTTCTCCGGCTCCGTCGTTACAGCCTAGGTAGTCATGAACTCCCATGAGGCTCGCGGCCACCGGCATCACGCTTGTATCAATGTGCAGGTCTGCGTCGCCGGGAATCTCATAGGGTGCATCTATCCCGGTAAAGTTCGTCAGCTGGCCGCTGCGNNCGCGGGCGTAGAGGCCCTTGCGATCCCGTGCTTCGCAGACCTCCAGCGGGGTTGAGACATGGATTAATACGAACCGCCCCACGGCCTCAATCATGGCGCGGACCTCTTTCCTGGTCTTGTCATATGGTGCGATCGGGGCGCATACCACTACGCCACCTGCCTGGGCGATAAGTGAGGCAACCCAGCCGAGGCGGCGTATGTTCGCCTCCCGTTCTTCCGGGGAAAAGCCCAAGCCAGGGGAGAGCATGCGGCGTACATCATCCCCGTCCAACAGTGTGACCGGACGTGATGACTTCAGCTGCAGGGACTGGACCAGGGCCCGAGCCACCGTGGATTTCCCGGACCCGGACAGGCCTGTCAGGAAGATGACCGTGCCGGACAAGTCGGCGCCGCCGTGGTCCCTGTCNNCCCGGCAAGGGGCGGGAGTCTGCGAGGGTTGCGCGTGAAAGTCCAGCACTGTGGAGGCGCCCAGGCGTTTGAGTGCGTGCCGGTACAAGGCATCCCCGGCAGCTCGGTCCCACCGCCNCA from Arthrobacter polaris encodes:
- a CDS encoding LuxR C-terminal-related transcriptional regulator: MDGLSHVIHDGTHDGKIDLGYPSMASAMDYDVNSPSGKSKSGRDAVVETVLASLAGGAGVGAILVGEYGVGKSFVARQTIDVLGAKALVMSLRCSSSTATIDYGALGPLLNELGDFCLEDPLVVLRTTAQAIKERAKGRQVVLFVDNVGXLDDRSAMVVTQLAVDGVATLLAACESFSSAPAELVGLWRDGLLQRVDVRPFSEDETRQWLRALLQLPVSEAATMALWDASGGNPRLLHAVVEEQIESGTLIRKDDVWVLTGAPFACTRKTVDTVLSAVGSLSVDERQVLEVLALSGRMAINQLMAICESSAVDSLQRRGYLALSHGESGGVQLANLLLAEVLNQQMTVGRSRELYQLATEQTDGAPLAXSRVAMAVWAINCGYALDLEETVASAREATNIGHPEQALEITDALQGQHDDFSLHIELTRARMSLGELGGAKSIXLSSRLHLDQGNLAQQVDVLLLRSRLTDGRGREGDTCRAALEDIRSVLDDAELSEAFPAGPEQLVGLREQLDLALAERAVHEGRYAEIEPLLRSLNSSGQSLGTRRLAGLWLIEMWTLMGQSEDATRLAEQTEFCDLIGEGPAVSGEPSGAALIGAVAVSLMAASTGAHQWNKSASMFNRAREVSLEELVYGLNLAYHGCSDKALSVLVPAASQLERLGEFAAASLAHSASGYVNALKGEDDTAAECLRQGEPGTGPCSRLFAVANAYXQVMAAAEMDPSERTIVKCFALADDERRFRTIGVELAFVCAAMQLGNVTGAQRLIDLAEKIQGEQARICAAFGRGLLAHDTAALLAAADKALTGGDHVLARDVSRAALKIAKDSEDKAGMRAAQQMIRNAILKLGRVKPSIDDGQVLTLREQEIALQAAEGASNKAIASKMHISVRTVEGHLYQVYSKLQVTSRAELREILA
- the cysC gene encoding adenylyl-sulfate kinase; protein product: MDELELLAGGLYSPADGYCLPQDVPKDWPAPFFLEVPKSLAATALRYGAIAVTDPDGTPLYYVETTATATAAGGLAHIAGRVATLRLAEHPPARHLRITSXLPASSXGRGTHAAIFTSVPRAAELAQAMTESARAGNRLLLVAACGHQPHGNYTVMPLLDELRKISEQIPCSAVGLLVLPSLXRWDRAAGDALYRHALKRLGASTVLDFHAQPSQTPAPCRXDRDHGGADLSGTVIFLTGLSGSGKSTVARALVQSLQLKSSRPVTLLDGDDVRRMLSPGLGFSPEEREANIRRLGWVASLIAQAGGVVVCAPIAPYDKTRKEVRAMIEAVGRFVLIHVSTPLEVCEARDRKGLYARXRSGQLTNFTGIDAPYEIPGDADLHIDTSVMPVAASLMGVHDYLGCNDGAGEPALTPMPVSP